A genomic region of Leptospira barantonii contains the following coding sequences:
- a CDS encoding lipoprotein LipL21: protein MINRLIALSVATMIFAACSSTDTGQKDATTVGDGGWTFEGWGGAPEQRNDGKTPRDTNPKDWYYIKFSSRASAKAVAKKSQAMMQSTCREASRLQGASDVVKKMVGETVEAASGVSDGEATASVIVSQSQGVVKGVGVYECKATGSGSDPKDVSKDNWEECQCVIYAKFPGGKDALVAKAQEVSNKQ, encoded by the coding sequence ATGATCAATAGACTTATCGCTCTATCTGTAGCAACAATGATTTTTGCGGCTTGCTCGAGCACTGACACAGGACAAAAAGACGCAACTACTGTTGGTGACGGTGGATGGACTTTCGAAGGATGGGGTGGCGCACCTGAACAAAGAAACGACGGAAAAACACCAAGAGATACTAATCCAAAAGACTGGTATTATATTAAATTCTCTTCCAGAGCTTCTGCAAAGGCTGTAGCTAAAAAAAGCCAGGCTATGATGCAATCTACCTGCCGTGAAGCTTCTAGACTTCAAGGCGCGTCTGATGTTGTGAAGAAAATGGTTGGTGAGACTGTAGAAGCGGCTTCCGGAGTATCCGACGGTGAAGCAACTGCGTCCGTAATCGTTTCTCAATCTCAAGGTGTTGTAAAAGGAGTTGGGGTTTACGAATGTAAAGCAACCGGTTCCGGTTCCGATCCGAAAGATGTTTCTAAAGACAACTGGGAAGAATGTCAGTGTGTTATTTACGCTAAATTTCCTGGTGGAAAGGATGCTCTCGTAGCGAAAGCTCAAGAAGTTTCCAACAAACAATAA
- a CDS encoding LIC10012 family protein: protein MLRNLFFFFCLVAQPVFSTSIIFLPGKVEGNLPATLERIDDRSQEISKFGAFYANLLLRAKVDTTERIKDKEIFYKFKSSRYGKEDFARICSEISADFLVRDEIGFQNNISLDRAVYNCTQRQLDELHLSEKSDLFFLMRSMTERSFPWIPSKRKQNTTAVSKKTVKELIFVIDLSPSFQREREEWVQFVKNASWDSMTGIRIVTFSEGKISVLPKAGSLAELRTQIGSLKSFGKSSLDDLSEALISTKRTLMQSGTRSQSIQDIIILTNAKGKIPNPTLSSAIQDLQSSGYRVQLFTAPYFSLAQTQFYKGILPKGNLSEITYFRRVSTAKDTKTLLFRGRQIYFTYSEVSPSQTPAETSLNKVSYSGKYAESESINPLNFTEIYSELTGDKILTSESLQDNLSFLLSQILFKDEFKAEGGTEVLVKSGEKAFWVSLPIGVKTPQVDEQIAYQTTYVPSGGSVDGVSNVASLTESYKVSPSQILECTPIQVRNYFQNTNKSSFDCIVRGKVLQVKGL, encoded by the coding sequence ATGTTAAGAAATTTATTTTTTTTCTTCTGTTTGGTGGCTCAGCCAGTATTCTCCACGAGTATAATTTTCCTCCCGGGTAAAGTGGAAGGAAATCTACCCGCAACTTTGGAAAGAATCGATGACAGATCGCAAGAAATTTCCAAATTTGGGGCTTTTTACGCGAACTTGCTGTTAAGAGCGAAAGTAGATACTACGGAGAGAATTAAAGATAAAGAAATCTTTTATAAATTCAAAAGTTCCCGCTATGGAAAAGAAGACTTCGCAAGAATTTGCTCCGAGATATCTGCAGATTTTTTAGTACGCGACGAAATTGGTTTTCAAAACAATATTTCTTTAGATCGAGCGGTTTATAATTGTACGCAAAGGCAATTGGATGAACTGCATCTTTCTGAAAAATCCGATCTTTTCTTTTTGATGCGTTCTATGACGGAACGTTCGTTTCCTTGGATTCCTTCTAAACGAAAACAAAACACCACTGCAGTATCAAAAAAGACCGTAAAAGAGCTGATCTTTGTAATCGATCTGTCTCCTTCTTTTCAAAGAGAAAGGGAAGAATGGGTTCAATTCGTTAAAAATGCGTCTTGGGATTCTATGACCGGGATTCGAATCGTAACTTTTTCCGAAGGAAAGATTTCGGTTCTTCCCAAAGCAGGTTCCTTAGCGGAACTCAGAACTCAAATCGGAAGTTTAAAATCCTTTGGTAAATCCAGCTTGGATGATTTATCCGAAGCGTTGATCAGTACAAAAAGAACGCTGATGCAATCGGGAACTCGTTCTCAAAGTATTCAAGACATAATCATTCTTACGAACGCAAAGGGAAAAATTCCGAATCCAACTTTGTCCTCAGCGATTCAGGATCTTCAATCCTCCGGTTACAGAGTTCAATTGTTTACGGCTCCGTATTTTTCCTTGGCGCAAACTCAGTTTTATAAGGGAATTCTCCCCAAAGGAAATCTTTCGGAAATTACTTATTTCAGAAGAGTCAGCACGGCCAAGGATACGAAGACTTTGTTGTTCCGCGGCAGACAGATTTATTTTACGTATTCGGAAGTTTCACCGAGTCAAACTCCTGCGGAGACATCCCTCAATAAGGTTTCTTATTCAGGAAAATATGCCGAATCCGAATCGATCAATCCTCTCAATTTCACCGAAATATATTCGGAACTGACGGGAGATAAGATTCTTACTTCGGAATCTTTGCAGGATAATCTTTCTTTTTTGCTTTCCCAAATTCTTTTTAAGGATGAATTTAAGGCGGAAGGCGGAACGGAAGTTTTGGTAAAATCCGGTGAAAAAGCGTTTTGGGTTTCCTTACCGATCGGAGTAAAAACTCCGCAGGTTGACGAACAGATCGCGTATCAAACGACTTATGTTCCATCGGGAGGTTCCGTGGATGGAGTTTCGAACGTGGCAAGTCTTACCGAATCGTATAAGGTTTCACCTTCCCAAATTTTGGAATGTACTCCGATTCAAGTAAGAAATTATTTTCAAAATACGAATAAAAGTTCCTTTGATTGTATCGTCCGAGGCAAAGTTCTCCAGGTCAAAGGATTATAA
- the dusB gene encoding tRNA dihydrouridine synthase DusB — protein MIQIGNVTIPGRISLSPMAGISDSPTRRICRKFGAAFSYTEFVNTDELVHRAPKALKMFRFHPEERPITFQIFGNRLEIIAEAAEIIQELKPDIIDLNMGCSTRKVSLRGAGAGLLRRPVLAGKIISEIKNRVQVPVTAKIRIGWDSTSLNYLEVSKILEDSGVDALTVHGRTKEMAYTGLADWNVIGEIKAKRRIPIFGNGDIKSFQEANSKIQEYGLDGVLIGRNAIGNPWIFSEIKKEELSWFEISAVILEHLRWMIEDFGEEFGLVLFRKHLVKYLAGLEFDQAWRSELLEIREWNRFEDTLLSDKKWNVLALL, from the coding sequence ATGATTCAAATCGGAAACGTTACGATCCCGGGGAGAATTTCACTTTCTCCCATGGCGGGCATTTCCGATTCTCCGACTCGTAGAATTTGCAGAAAATTCGGAGCGGCCTTTTCTTACACCGAGTTTGTGAACACGGACGAACTTGTTCATCGCGCACCCAAGGCTTTGAAGATGTTTCGGTTTCATCCGGAGGAACGTCCGATTACGTTTCAGATTTTCGGTAACCGTTTAGAGATCATCGCAGAAGCCGCTGAAATCATTCAGGAATTAAAACCCGACATCATCGATTTGAACATGGGTTGTTCCACTCGTAAGGTTTCATTACGAGGAGCCGGAGCTGGACTTCTTCGTAGACCCGTGTTAGCCGGGAAGATTATTTCAGAAATAAAAAATCGGGTTCAAGTTCCGGTAACCGCGAAGATTCGCATCGGCTGGGATTCCACATCGCTCAATTATCTCGAAGTATCAAAAATTTTGGAAGACTCGGGTGTGGACGCGCTTACCGTACACGGTCGTACTAAGGAAATGGCCTATACCGGTTTAGCGGATTGGAATGTGATCGGAGAAATTAAAGCAAAGAGAAGGATTCCGATTTTTGGAAACGGGGACATCAAAAGTTTTCAAGAAGCAAATTCTAAAATTCAAGAATACGGTTTGGACGGTGTTCTCATCGGCAGAAACGCAATCGGAAATCCTTGGATTTTCTCGGAAATCAAAAAGGAAGAATTATCCTGGTTCGAAATTTCCGCCGTGATCTTAGAACATCTTCGCTGGATGATCGAGGACTTCGGGGAAGAATTCGGTCTTGTACTTTTTAGAAAACATCTCGTGAAGTACCTGGCCGGTCTTGAATTCGATCAGGCTTGGAGATCCGAATTACTCGAAATCAGGGAATGGAATCGATTTGAAGATACCCTGTTATCCGATAAAAAATGGAATGTTTTAGCCCTCCTGTAA
- the lenA gene encoding lipoprotein LenA: MKSIKLFLILSFALLIMIGCKKEEKKPEAQILGTRFANFDQWIYKVPGSDKKEDQVSLVYGMEDVTGLETVDTEVTTKKGTSTVTYIKVKTVENKEGYAPVKNFSENVYFVLNASDDAFVKPTITANTKGKLKRGMYCLEQEVIGEFSKVTCYDSILTEDKLNNYYDVWIKTVSVSLSKDALLGETVKLLKKSSQELARYNSVSDEEKNKILQVATESLKKAAAKQDEFTADVNALATKFGIVLQ; encoded by the coding sequence ATGAAAAGTATAAAGTTATTCTTAATTCTTTCCTTTGCTCTTCTGATTATGATCGGATGTAAAAAGGAAGAAAAAAAGCCGGAAGCTCAAATCTTAGGAACTAGATTCGCGAACTTCGACCAGTGGATTTACAAGGTCCCGGGTTCCGATAAAAAAGAAGATCAAGTCAGTCTTGTATATGGAATGGAAGATGTAACTGGTCTGGAAACCGTTGATACGGAAGTGACCACGAAAAAAGGAACGTCCACAGTTACCTATATTAAGGTTAAAACCGTAGAAAACAAAGAAGGTTATGCGCCTGTAAAAAACTTCTCTGAGAACGTCTATTTCGTACTGAATGCTTCGGACGATGCGTTCGTAAAACCTACCATCACCGCCAACACAAAGGGTAAGTTAAAGAGAGGAATGTATTGTTTAGAGCAGGAAGTGATCGGAGAATTCTCCAAAGTCACTTGTTACGATTCTATTTTGACGGAAGATAAGTTGAATAACTATTACGACGTTTGGATCAAGACTGTTTCCGTTTCTTTGAGCAAAGACGCTCTTCTTGGTGAAACCGTAAAACTTCTGAAAAAATCCAGTCAGGAACTTGCGAGATACAATTCCGTATCCGATGAAGAAAAAAATAAGATCCTTCAAGTCGCAACGGAATCTTTAAAGAAGGCGGCGGCAAAACAAGATGAATTTACCGCAGACGTAAACGCTCTTGCTACAAAATTCGGGATCGTCCTTCAGTAA